TCGTCCGCTGGCGCCGCCGCCGGGTCGCACTGGAATTCGCCCCGGGCGAGGCCCTTCCCTTCGACGCGGATCTGGCCGCCCTCGCCCGGACCCCGCTGCAGGATGCCGGCCCACCGGGCGCCGGAGCCTCCTCCCATGCCCGGAAGCGGCACGAGATCGCGCGCGACATGGCCGGGCAGAGCGAGCTTGCGCTGCTCAACGCGCTCTGCATCGCGCATCTGCGCAAGCGTCACTTCCCGGACGGCACGGTCGCGCTGTTCCGCCGGATCTGGCTGGAACAGGCCGAGGCGCTGCTGGCAGAGCTTCCGGCGCGCTGGCTGGTCTCCTCGCTGATCACCTTCGGCGACCACGGCGCCACGGAAGCCGAGCGTCGCCTCGGCGCGCAGATGGGCGTGCTGTTCGGACTGATCAAGCTTTACGAGGCGGAACGGCTGTTCTCGGGCCTCGCGCCGGACGAACCGTTTCGGCTGGGGCGTCGGGCGAAGGCGCCGCTTCCGCTCGGCCTGCCGGGCTTCTCGCTGGCGAAGGGCGGGCTGGATGTCAACCTGCTGGCGCCGCTCTGGGCCGAGGCACAGGCCGTGCCAATGGCCGGGCCGATCGCGCTCGTCCTGCTCGACCGGCTGAACGCCGACGCGGGAACCATCTTCCGCCGCATCGCCCGCATGCGCGAACGGCAGGCCGCGCCGCCAAAGGACGCGTCCGGGGCCGCGATTCCGCGCGCCAACCTTGACCCTGCGGGGAAATTGAGCTAAGGCGCCCCGAGGCCATCAGGGCCGAAGACGCCGGGACGCCCGGACCATCAGCGTCCCCTTGAGTTACATGCGGTCCGATACCGCATTCACAGGATGCTAATGACCAAGTTTTCCGACCTCGCGCTGGACCCCCGCGTGCTTAAAGCCGTTCAGGAAGCCGGCTACGAAACGCCCACCCCGATCCAGGCGCAGGCCATCCCGCATGCGCTTGAAGGGAAGGACGTTCTCGGCATCGCGCAGACCGGCACCGGCAAGACCGCGAGCTTCACGCTGCCGATGATCACCATCCTCGGCAAGGGTCGCGCCCGTGCGCGCATGCCGAGAAGCCTCGTCCTCTGCCCCACCCGGGAACTCGCCGCGCAGGTGGCCGAGAACTTCGACATCTACGCCAAGCACTCGAAGCTGTCGAAGGCGCTGCTGATCGGCGGCGTCAGCTTCTCGGAGCAGGACAAGCTGATCGACCGCGGCGTGGACGTGCTGATCGCGACGCCGGGCCGCCTGCTCGACCACTTCGAGCGTGGCAAGCTGCTGCTGAACGGCGTGCAGATCATGGTGGTGGACGAAGCCGACCGGATGCTCGACATGGGCTTCATCCCGGACATCGAGCGGATCTTCAGCCTGACGCCCTTCACGCGGCAGACGCTGTTCTACTCGGCCACCATGGCGCCCGAGATCGAGCGGATCACCAACACCTTCCTGACCGGCGCCGTGAAGATCGAGGTGGCGCGGCAGGCGACGACCTCCGAGACCATCGAACAGGCGCTGATCGAGGTCACCCCGACCCGCAAGGAGCGCAGCTTTGCCGACAAGCGCGCCGTCCTGCGCGCGCTGATCCGCGCCGAGGGCGAGGCCTGCACCAACGCGATCATCTTCTGCAACCGCAAGATGGACGTGGACGTGGTGGCCAAGTCGCTGAAGCAGCACGGCTTCAACGCCGCGCCGATCCATGGTGACCTCGACCAGTCGCAGCGCACGAAGACGCTCGACGGCTTCCGCGACGGCTCGCTGCACCTGCTGGTCGCCTCCGACGTGGCGGCGCGCGGGCTCGACATCCCGGCAGTAAGCCATGTCTTCAACTTTGACGTGCCGACCCACCCCGAGGACTACGTCCACCGCATCGGCCGGACGGGCCGCGCCGGCCGCAAGGGCAAGGCCTTCACCATCGCCGTGCCGCATGACGAAAAGCACGTGACGGCGATCGAAAGCCTGGTGAAGCAGCCGATCCCGCGCGGCACCCTGCCCGAGGGCTTCAGCCTCGAGGATCGCCCCGATCGTCCCGACCAGCCGCGGGCCGAGCGTCCGGCTCGCAACCGTCGTGGCCGCGAGCGGGACCGCGGCGAGCGCCGCGAGGAGCCGCGCATCGAGGCGCCCGAGCCGGTGGCAGTCGAGGTGCGGGAAGAGCGCGCGCCGCGCCGGGAAGAGCGTCGCGACGAGCGTCGGGGCCGGGATCGCGACCGCGACCGGGATCGCCGCGACGACCGTGTCGTCGGCATGGGCGACCATGTGCCGGATTTCCTGATGCGCAGCTTCCGCATCCCGAGCCTGTCGCTGGTCGAGGACGACGACGCCCCGGCCGAGGAAAGCGTCGAGATGGTGGCCGGCGAGGGCGAACTCTAGGCCCGAAACAAAAGCGCCTCCGCGGCGTTGAGGGTCATCCTCATGCCGCGAAAGGTGCTGCCATGCCTCGATTTTCCGTGATCCTGCCCCTTGCGGGGCTGCTGCTGACTGCCGCTTGCGGCGACAACGACACCGAGCGCGCCGCCACCGGCGCGGTCGGTGGTGCGGTCGTCGCCGGCCCGCCGGGCGCCCTCGTGGGCGGCGCGGCGGGCACGCTGATCGACTAGCCTTCCAGCAGGCGGCTGACGACGACGGTGACCTCGGGCTTCTTGCCGATCTCTTCCATCGCCACCTGACGCACGAGGCGGCGGATCGCCTCGTCCAGCTTGTCGTCGTCCCGCATGACCTTGGCCCCGGCCCGGCCAAGAAGGTCGGACAGTTCCTCTTCCATCGTGTCGGCCAGGGGCTTGCCGGTGCGTCCGCGCTCCGGCAGGCCCATCAGCTCCACCCAGGCGTCGCCGAGGGTCTCGTGCTCCTCGTCGAGGATCACCGTCGTCAGCACGTGGCCGTTCAGCGCCATGCGGATGCGGTCGCGCACCACCCCGTCGCGCGCGCCGATCAGCACGCTGCCGTCGAGGTAGCTGCGCCCGGTGTCGATGTATTCCGCAACCTCCAGACCTCGCGTCAGGTCGACCATCATGCCGTTGGTGATCACGTCCGACGTCAGCCCCTTCGCCGCCCCAATGCGGGCGTGCTCGCGCAGGTGGCGGTGCTCGCCGTGCATCGGGACCAGGACCTGCGGCCAGAGCAGGGTGTGCACCTGCTCCAGATCCGGCCGGTTGGCGTGACCCGAAACGTGGTAGAGCCCGCCCGAGTCGTCCACCACGTCAACGCCCATCTCGGAGAACGAGTTGACGATGCGGATCACGCCACGCTCGTTGCCCGGGATGGTCTTGGAGGAGAACAGGAACAGGTCGCCCTCCTTCATCTCCAGCCCGAGATACTTGCCGCGCGCAAGCTGCGCCGAGGCTGCCCGGCGCTCGCCCTGGCTTCCGGTCACGATCAGCATGAGATTGCCGCGCGGGATCTCCACAGCTTCCTCGGGACTGACCACGTTGGGGAAACTGGTCAGCACCCCGCTCTCCTGCGCCGCCTGCACCATGCGGCGCATCGCGCGGCCCAGCAGGCAGACCGAACGGTCGGCGGCCACGGCAGCCTCGGCCAGCGTCTTCAGGCGCGCGACGTTCGAGGCGAAGGTCGTGGCCACCACCATGCCGCGCGCGCCCGCGATCAGTTCGCGCAGCGGTTCGCCCAGCGTGATCTCGGACCGGCCGGGATGCAGCGAGAAGACGTTGGTCGAATCGCACATCAGCGCCTTCACAGGACGCTCGGCGGCGATGGCGCGGAAGGTCTCGTCGGACCAGGCCTCGCCCACCACCGGCGAGCGGTCCAGCTTGAAATCGCCCGAGTGCACGATCCGCCCCGCCGGCGTGTCGATCACCAGGGCCGAGCTTTCCGGGATCGAGTGCGAGACGGGGACGAACTGAACCTCGAACGGCCCGGCCTCGACCACCATGGGCCGCGCCTCGACCGTGGTGATGGCCTCGGTCGGCAGGCCGTATTCCTCGAACTTCAGCCGGCCGATGGTGGCGGTGAAGCGGCGGGCGAAGACCGGCGCCTTGAGCCGCGGCCAGAGATGGCCGAGCGCGCCGATATGGTCCTCGTGCGCGTGGGTGATGAAGATCGCCTCGATACGGTCCTTGCGCTCTTCCAGCCACGAGATGTCGGGCATGATGAGGTCGACGCCGGGCGTCGTGTCCATGTCGGGGAAGGTCACGCCCAGATCGACGACGATCAGCCGTTCGCGTCCCTCGGGTCCGTAGCCATAGACATAGCAGTTCATTCCGATCTCGCCCGCCCCGCCGAGCGGAAGGTAGATCAGTCGGTTCGCACTCATTCCGTGTCCTTGTTGTATTGGTGGATCAGGACGAGACCGTGCATGGTCAGATCGTCCTCCACCTTGTCGAACAGATCGAATCCCTGGTCGAATAAGGGTGCCAGGCCCCCTGTTGCGATGACCTTCATCGGGGCGTCCCGCTCGAGCCGGATCTGGCGAACGATGCCCTCGACGAGGCCGATATAGCCCCAATACACGCCGGACTGGATGCAGGCCACCGTATTCGTCCCGATGGCGGCCTGCGGCTTCGTCACGTCCACATGAGGCAGCGCCGCCGCCGCCATGTGCAGCGCCTCGAGGCTGAGATTGACGCCGGGCGCGATCACCCCGCCAATATAGGCGCCATCCTTGTCCACCACGTCGAAGGTGGTGGCGGTGCCGAAATCCACGACGATCAGGTTGCCGCCGTGGAAGTGGAAGCCCGCGACCGTGTTCACCAGCCGGTCCGGGCCCACGGTGGTGCCGTGATCGACGCGCGGCGCGACCGGCAGGCGGCATTCCGGCTTGCCAACTACCAGCGGACGGCAATCGTAGTAGCGGTTGCAGAGGACGCGCAGGTTGAAGACGACGCGCGGCACGGTCGAGGAAATGATCGCCTCGGAGATGCTCGCCTCGATCCGCGTCAGGCTCAGCAGCGTCGAGAGCCAGACGTAGTATTCGTCCGCCGTCCGCTTGTGATCGGTGGCGATCCGCCATGTCGCGAGGAACTGCGTGCCGTCCCAGATGGAGAAGACGGTATTGGTATTGCCGCAGTCGATCGCGAGGAGCATCGTCACACCTTCAGAAGAACACCTCGGCCGCGGGGATCGCCGCGCGGCCGTCCCGTGTCTTCAACACCAAAGCGCCGGACGGGTCCACCGTCTCGAAGATGCCCTCGCGAACTTGGCTGCCGGTGCGTGCCCGGATGGGCTCGCCCAGCCGCGCCGCATGGGCAAGCCATGCCTCGCGCGTGGGGCCGAAGCCGTAGCGGGCAAAGCTCTCCTCGCGGCGGGCATAGGCCGGGGCCAGCGCGTCGAGAAATGTCGTGGGCGCGATGCGCAGGCCCGTCTCGCCCAGCAGGCTGACCGGCAGGACGGCGCCCGGCTCGACCTGCGCGGGCTCGGGCGCGCCGATCAGGTTCACCCCGATGCCGATGGCCAGATGCTGGACACGCCCGCCCTGCCCGAGGCTCTCCAGCAGGATGCCGGCCAGCTTGCCGCCGTTCAGCAGCACGTCATTCGGCCACTTGAGAGAGAAGGCGCCGGGCAACCCCGTCAACGCCGCGCAGGCGTCCCGCAGCGCGAGTGCCGCGACGAACGACCGAAGCGCCACGACCTCGGGCGGTTCGGTCGGGTGCATGACGTAGGTCGCGTAGAAGTTTCCGCGCGGAGAGGCCCAGAAGCGGCCGCGCCGCCCGCGCCCCGCCGTCTGCTCGCCCGCCATGATCCAGGCAGGTCCCGAGAGCTGCGGCGCGAGGCGGGCCGCCATCGCGTTGGTGCTGTCGACCGTCTCGAGGGCGTGGCGCGCCACGCCCTCCGGCCAGGGATCAGCGGACAAGCGTTTCCGCCGCGACCGCGGCCAGCGGCTCCAGCCCGAACATGTTGATCACGCCGAGCAGGTTGACCGCCGCCGCCCCCATGAGCATCGCCCACTGAACGCCGTCCATGCGGCTGTCGATCGGGTCGGTCTCCTTGCCGAAATACATGTAGTAGACGATGCGCATGTAATAGTAGGCGCCGATGACCGCGGCCAGCACGGTCAGGATCGCGAGCCATGCCATTCCTGCCTTCACCGCCGCCATCAGCACGTAGAACTTGGCGAAGAAGCCGATGAAGGGCGGCACGCCGGCAAGGCTGAACATCAGGATCAGCACGGCCAGCGCCTTCAGCGGCTCGCGCTTGGCGAACATGTTCAGGCTGTCGATGCTGGTGACGGGGCGGCCGTCCTTCTCCATCGACAGGATGAAGGCGAAGGTGCCGATGTTCATGGTGGTATAGATCGCCATGTAGAGCAGCATCGCCTGCACGCCTGCGGCCGTGCCCGCGGCCAGACCCACCAGCGCATAGCCCATGTGGCCGATCGAGGAATAGGCCATCAGACGCTTGATGTCGCGCTGCCCGATCGCCGCCACCGAGCCGAGGAACATCGACACCACGGCGAGCGCCGCCAGCACCTGCCGCCAGTCGCCCGGGATGCCGCCGAAGGCGTCATGCACGGTGCGCGCAATCAGCGCCATGGCGGCGACCTTCGGCGCGGTCGAGAAGAAGGCCGTCACCGGCGTGGGCGAGCCCTCGTAGACGTCGGGCGTCCACATGTGGAAGGGCGCTGCCGAGACCTTGAACGCGAGCCCCGAGAGCATGAAGACGAGGCCGAACAGCAGTCCCAGCGGCACCTCCTGCTGCAGCGTCTGCATGATGCCCGAGAACAGCGTCGTGCCGGCATAGCCATAGACCAGCGAGGCGCCATAGAGCAGCAGGCCCGAGGACAAGGCGCCGAGGACGAAGTATTTCAGGCCCGCCTCGGTCGACTTCACCGAATCCCGCCGCAGCGAGGCCACGACATAGAGCGAGAGGCTCTGCAGCTCGAGACCCATGTAGAGCGCGATCAGGTCCCCCGCCGAGACCATCATCATCATGCCTGTGACCGAGAGGACGACGAGGATCGGGAACTCGAACCGGCCGAGGTCGCGGCGCTGCATGTAGTCCTGCCCCATCAGCAGCACCACGGCGGCCGAGCAGAGGATCACGACCTTGGCGAAGCGCGAGAACGGGTCCTCGATGAACATGCCGCCGAAGGCCGCGCGCGAGCCGCTGCCGCCGAAGCCGATCCAGACGGCGAGGAGCAGCATGAGCCCGGCCATGATCCAGGTCAGGAGCGGCGTCGTCCGGTCCTTGCCGGTGTAGACGCCGGCCATCAGCGCCACCATGGCGGCAGTCGCCAGGATCACCTCGGGAAGGACAGTGGAAAAGTCTGCGGAGGTCATCACTCGTCCCTCATTCCATGGCCAGCCGGGTGCCGGCCTCGAGGGCGGCGGTCGCGGACTGGTAGTCGCTTGTCAGGCGGGCCACCGACGGCCCGATGATGTCGGTGACAAGGCTGGGATACACGCCCAGCAGCAGCGTCATCGCGACCAGCGGGGCGAAGATCGCCTTCTCGCGCCGGTCCATGTCGCGGATCGTGCGCAGGCTTTCCTTCACCAGCTCGCCGAACACCACCCGGCGGTAGAGCCAGAGCGCATAGGCCGCCGAGAGGATCACGCCGGTCGTCGCGATGGCGGCAATCCACGTGTTGACCTGGAAGATGCCGACGAGGGTCAGGAACTCGCCGATGAAGCCCGAGGTGCCCGGCAGGCCCACGTTCGCCATGGTGAAGAACATGAAGATCAGCGCATAGGCCGGCATCCGGTTCACGAGGCCGCCATAGGCGTCGATCTCGCGCGTGTGCATCCGGTCGTAGATCACGCCGACGCAAAGGAAAAGCGCGCCCGAGATGAAGCCGTGGCTGATCATCTGGAAGATCGCCCCGTCCACGCCCTGCTGGTTCGCCGCGAAGATCCCCATGGTGACGTAACCCATGTGCGCGACCGACGAATAGGCGATCAGCTTCTTCATGTCGTGCTGCGCCAGCGCCACGAGCGAGGTGTAGACGATGGCGATGGCCGACATCCAGAACACCAGGGGCGCGAGGATCTCGGAGCCGACAGGGAACATCGGCAGGCTGAAGCGCAGGAAGCCGTAGCCGCCCATCTTCAGCAGGATCGCCGCCAGCACCACGGACCCTGCGGTCGGCGCCTGCACGTGAGCGTCCG
This portion of the Rhodobacter sp. CZR27 genome encodes:
- a CDS encoding DEAD/DEAH box helicase, with product MTKFSDLALDPRVLKAVQEAGYETPTPIQAQAIPHALEGKDVLGIAQTGTGKTASFTLPMITILGKGRARARMPRSLVLCPTRELAAQVAENFDIYAKHSKLSKALLIGGVSFSEQDKLIDRGVDVLIATPGRLLDHFERGKLLLNGVQIMVVDEADRMLDMGFIPDIERIFSLTPFTRQTLFYSATMAPEIERITNTFLTGAVKIEVARQATTSETIEQALIEVTPTRKERSFADKRAVLRALIRAEGEACTNAIIFCNRKMDVDVVAKSLKQHGFNAAPIHGDLDQSQRTKTLDGFRDGSLHLLVASDVAARGLDIPAVSHVFNFDVPTHPEDYVHRIGRTGRAGRKGKAFTIAVPHDEKHVTAIESLVKQPIPRGTLPEGFSLEDRPDRPDQPRAERPARNRRGRERDRGERREEPRIEAPEPVAVEVREERAPRREERRDERRGRDRDRDRDRRDDRVVGMGDHVPDFLMRSFRIPSLSLVEDDDAPAEESVEMVAGEGEL
- a CDS encoding ribonuclease J — protein: MSANRLIYLPLGGAGEIGMNCYVYGYGPEGRERLIVVDLGVTFPDMDTTPGVDLIMPDISWLEERKDRIEAIFITHAHEDHIGALGHLWPRLKAPVFARRFTATIGRLKFEEYGLPTEAITTVEARPMVVEAGPFEVQFVPVSHSIPESSALVIDTPAGRIVHSGDFKLDRSPVVGEAWSDETFRAIAAERPVKALMCDSTNVFSLHPGRSEITLGEPLRELIAGARGMVVATTFASNVARLKTLAEAAVAADRSVCLLGRAMRRMVQAAQESGVLTSFPNVVSPEEAVEIPRGNLMLIVTGSQGERRAASAQLARGKYLGLEMKEGDLFLFSSKTIPGNERGVIRIVNSFSEMGVDVVDDSGGLYHVSGHANRPDLEQVHTLLWPQVLVPMHGEHRHLREHARIGAAKGLTSDVITNGMMVDLTRGLEVAEYIDTGRSYLDGSVLIGARDGVVRDRIRMALNGHVLTTVILDEEHETLGDAWVELMGLPERGRTGKPLADTMEEELSDLLGRAGAKVMRDDDKLDEAIRRLVRQVAMEEIGKKPEVTVVVSRLLEG
- a CDS encoding type III pantothenate kinase is translated as MLLAIDCGNTNTVFSIWDGTQFLATWRIATDHKRTADEYYVWLSTLLSLTRIEASISEAIISSTVPRVVFNLRVLCNRYYDCRPLVVGKPECRLPVAPRVDHGTTVGPDRLVNTVAGFHFHGGNLIVVDFGTATTFDVVDKDGAYIGGVIAPGVNLSLEALHMAAAALPHVDVTKPQAAIGTNTVACIQSGVYWGYIGLVEGIVRQIRLERDAPMKVIATGGLAPLFDQGFDLFDKVEDDLTMHGLVLIHQYNKDTE
- a CDS encoding biotin--[acetyl-CoA-carboxylase] ligase, giving the protein MSADPWPEGVARHALETVDSTNAMAARLAPQLSGPAWIMAGEQTAGRGRRGRFWASPRGNFYATYVMHPTEPPEVVALRSFVAALALRDACAALTGLPGAFSLKWPNDVLLNGGKLAGILLESLGQGGRVQHLAIGIGVNLIGAPEPAQVEPGAVLPVSLLGETGLRIAPTTFLDALAPAYARREESFARYGFGPTREAWLAHAARLGEPIRARTGSQVREGIFETVDPSGALVLKTRDGRAAIPAAEVFF
- the nuoN gene encoding NADH-quinone oxidoreductase subunit NuoN — translated: MTSADFSTVLPEVILATAAMVALMAGVYTGKDRTTPLLTWIMAGLMLLLAVWIGFGGSGSRAAFGGMFIEDPFSRFAKVVILCSAAVVLLMGQDYMQRRDLGRFEFPILVVLSVTGMMMMVSAGDLIALYMGLELQSLSLYVVASLRRDSVKSTEAGLKYFVLGALSSGLLLYGASLVYGYAGTTLFSGIMQTLQQEVPLGLLFGLVFMLSGLAFKVSAAPFHMWTPDVYEGSPTPVTAFFSTAPKVAAMALIARTVHDAFGGIPGDWRQVLAALAVVSMFLGSVAAIGQRDIKRLMAYSSIGHMGYALVGLAAGTAAGVQAMLLYMAIYTTMNIGTFAFILSMEKDGRPVTSIDSLNMFAKREPLKALAVLILMFSLAGVPPFIGFFAKFYVLMAAVKAGMAWLAILTVLAAVIGAYYYMRIVYYMYFGKETDPIDSRMDGVQWAMLMGAAAVNLLGVINMFGLEPLAAVAAETLVR
- a CDS encoding NADH-quinone oxidoreductase subunit M, translated to MENLLSIITFIPLVAALIMALFLRGEDAAAQRNAKWLALLATSATFLVSLFLLAGFDPQNTDFQFVETYDWIAGLKYKMGVDGISILFVMLTTFLMPLTIASAWEVETRVKEYMIAFLVLETLMLGVFCALDLVLFYLFFEAGLIPMFLIIGIWGGKERIYAAFKFFLYTFLGSVLMLIAMIAMYWDAGTTDIPTLLQHEFASDSLGIAGFQIVGGLQTLLFLAFFASFAVKMPMWPVHTWLPDAHVQAPTAGSVVLAAILLKMGGYGFLRFSLPMFPVGSEILAPLVFWMSAIAIVYTSLVALAQHDMKKLIAYSSVAHMGYVTMGIFAANQQGVDGAIFQMISHGFISGALFLCVGVIYDRMHTREIDAYGGLVNRMPAYALIFMFFTMANVGLPGTSGFIGEFLTLVGIFQVNTWIAAIATTGVILSAAYALWLYRRVVFGELVKESLRTIRDMDRREKAIFAPLVAMTLLLGVYPSLVTDIIGPSVARLTSDYQSATAALEAGTRLAME